GTCATCATATATTAAAACCCCATTATCGCTTTTGCCTTTTTCTTCAAATCGGCGCCAGGTTCCCGAGAAGTCTCTGAGAGCTTGCATAGATTCCTGTCTTTCAGCACCCAATTCGCGAACGATCGTTAATGCCACAGCCGCATTTTTGCGGTTATGCTCTCCCGGTAGCGAAATATTAATTTCATTCAGTACTTCTCTGTAATCAACAACACGCGCCTCCACTCCTTCTGTCGCTTTTGCGGCATTTTCATCTTCTGAATCAACGATTATTACACCATCCTTGCTGACCTTCTTTGCGAGTTCACTAAACGCCCTTATCACATCATTAACGTCTTTATAATAATCGAGATGGTCGGCTTCTATATTGGTAATAGCCAAAATATATGGCTGAAGATGACTAAAAGATTCTCTGTATTCACAAGCTTCTACTAAAAACAGATCGCTATTGCCGGAAACATAATTTGATTTATGGCTTTTCAAAAGACTACCGACGACAACCGTAGGCTCAAGTCCTCCGGCTATCATAGCTTCGGCGGTCATAGCTGTAGTAGTTGTTTTTCCGTGAGTCCCTGAGATAGCTATTGTCCTATGAGAACGTGAAAGATAGCCAAGAATTTCGGGATAGCTAAATACTTTGATCCGCAACTCACGAGCTAGCTCTAATTCCGGATTGTCATCAGGCACGGCTATGGTGTAGACAACCATATCCGCGTCTTTTGGTACATTCTCTTTTTCTTGACTGTAAAAAATTTTCGCCCCGAGCAATTCTAGTTCTTCGGTTACTCTGTTTTTAGACAAATCAGATCCGCTAACCACAGAACCACGCTCAAGAAACATTCTAGCTATTGCTGAAACTCCAATACCGCCGATGCCGATAAAATGTATTTTGTGCTTGAGTTCAACTTCGTTCATATTTTTTGTGAAATTCTACTATTTCTTCGAGCATTTTATTTCTATCAACCTTTACTTTATCGAGCTCTTCGATAGATACCCATTTGATCTCTCTGACCTCCGTAGGGTCTATTATACATTGTTTAGATTCAGATACCGCATAGAAGTGGTGCACAGTAACATTTTTATGAGGCCTAGAATCTTTTGAAGTGGCAAAAAGCGAAACAGTATTGAGATTCAAACCAACCTCTTCTTTAACTTCCCTTCTTAAGCCTTCTTCCAACTCTTCGTTTTTTCCAACAAATCCACCGGGAAAAGTCCAGACATCATTTCCGTAATTCTGCTTGATCAATAACAACTCATCTCGATAGAAAATGCATCCCGTAGCCGCCGACCTCTCTCGCCTGTCGAAAAAGAGCCAGATCAATAACAACCTATGCAATACACCAATAGGTACAACTCTTTTTAGAAATTTTTCCAAAAACTTTATAGCTTATTGATAATCTCCCTAAACTGCTCACCCCGATCAAATTCATTTTTAAACATTCCAAATGAGGCGAATCCCGGAGAAAGAACTACGGCTGTACCCGAGTCAGCCAAGGAAAGAGCGGCCTCTACGGCTTCTTTCATAGAAGAAACGGGTTGAACGTTTTCAAATTTGCTTGCCGCAAGATCTGCTTGTAAACGCTCCGTTCCCTTTCCCGATAACAACACTATCTCTGAGGCGTTGTCTTTTATGCTCTCGGCAAATTCTTTTATATCAAGCCCCTTATCCGAACCGCCGGCTATTAATATGATCTCGTATTCATCCTTAAGCGAATCAAGCGCCGCAATGGCCGCTTCAGGAGTAGTGGCGGTCGTATCGTTAAAAAACGTTATTTCTTCTTTTACTCTTATCTTTTCCAGTCGCCCGGAGACGCCAACAAATTCGACTATATGTCCCTTCGCGACCTTTTCATCAACTCCGAGAGCATACAGTGCTTCTAAGGCGAGTCTCGCGTTAAATCGATTATGGTCTCCGGCAATTGATAGCTCGGGAACTTCTCTAAGGTCATCCTTCGAACAAACTCGAACGTTTTTGTGCGGCGCCGGCAAATTGTATTTTTTCATATACTCATAAGCGCTGCTCCCGATTATAAGAATATCGTCTGTTTTTTGGTTTGCGTATATGGCTGACTTATCAAAAAAATATGCTTCCATATCGTTCTTGTAGTAATCCATATGGTCCGGCATAAAGGTAGTAAAAACAGAGATGTGGGGAGAAATGCCACGACTGCGAAATCCTTGCAATTGCCAACTGTCTAATTCAAGTACGGCTATATCCCCTTCTTCCGCTTGGTTTAAGTAAGCAAGTGTTGAGACACCCTGTAAGTTTCCGCCGAGAAAGATATTCTTTGAAATGTGGCCTGCGCTCTTTTCTGATTCAAGTGCTCTAAATATCATTTGCGCCACTGTCGTTTTCCCTCTGGTTCCGGTAACACCTACCACTTTTGCTCCTGAAAGATCAGCAAAAAGCGCAGTGGACATCTCAACTGGGATATCGTTTTTTCTCGCCTCCTCTATATACGGAGAATCAAGAGGCACCCCGGCCCCCTTGATAATAAGATCTTTGCTTTGAAAATCCTCAAACCTATGACCACTTAATACAAACTTTATATTATTAAAACCCTGAAGACGCTTTAAGGACGGCGCCAATTCTTCTTCAGTTTTAATATCCGTAACAGTCAGATCGGCTCCCTTTTGAGCCAAAAATTCAACATCTCCAACCCCACGCCCAAGCAAACCCAGCCCCATCACTGTTATTTTCTTGTCTTTAAAGTAGTCTTTTTTATCCATGGTATTAATTGTAAGAGATTATTCGCAAGCTGGGTTTAAGAAAGGGGTCGGGAAAACATTTGTTTTCCCGCGTCGGAGAGCAGTGTAGCAAAGCGAAACGTTGAGAACCGAGGGTTCTCAAGGAGCCAAGCGACGCCAAGCCCCATCACTGTTATTTTCTTGTCTTTAAAGTAGTCTTTGTTGTTATTCATGATGCTGGTTATATGAGACAGTTCTCGGATATTTCTCTTTTCCCGAAGTTTCTTATGCCTTAATAGTATCAAATAAATGTAAAAGCCGAGACATATAGAACGTCTCGGCTTTTGAGAGGCAGTTGCTACTCAAACTCAGGAATACCTTCTATTTCGTGATACACACTGAGATCAATGAATCTCCTCTCTCTTTGGCGTCCGAATGGATCTCTCAGAAAAACAACTTCGTGTACATATCCATTGCCCGGCAAAAGCTCACAAGAAAGTCGGCTTCTGCCAGTTGTAATCACTTGTATGCGCGAATCAGCATTGCACACAAAGCATCTATCTCTCTCCATCAATGAACTACAGAATAGATTGAAGTCTATTCGTGTCGGTCTTGAACGAAGATCCGGGTGCGAAGTCGGCATCATGCGACCTCCCCTGTATAGGGCGCAAGCGCGTTCTGAAGCTTTTCAGAAAGCAAGTCTTTTGTTTTAGCCGATACGGATCTGTGTACGCGGTAGAGGAAAAACCCACCTCCAACTTGCCATTCGTCTCCATTGATTTTCTTAACCCTCTGAAGACCAAGTACTTCGATCGGATGTACCGTTAATTTGTTGCCGGAAACTTCGTTCCAAGCGAGTGCATCAGACAAATTCAAATCTAGGTAAACATCACGCTCTTTAAGCTTTTTGGTAATCTTACTTACCGCCTTACTACGCTGTCCTTGAATGATGCGCTCAAAATCATCTGGATAGTAAGCTCTTGTAAGTCCAAGACCTTTAAATCCAAATTTCGCAGTTTTGCTGCGCATCAGATCCTGAAGAGCTCGCTCTTCTTCACGTACGTGTCGATCGACACGATCGAGTCCTATGAACAAAAAAAGTGCAGCGATTTTCACACGCGGATCGTATGCAACATCGTCGTGTAGTGTAACAGTATCCTTTTTCGAGAGTTTATAGTCGCATACTGCAATTGCCAACCCGGGAAACTGCTCTGACATGCCTTACCTCCTAATGTACGTTTCTTTCCTGAACTTAGCACAACACTAGTTTTTATTCAAGTCAATAATAAGGGTGCCTCTTTCCAAATTTACTCTAAAGGTATATTATCAAGTAACAAATTCAAA
The nucleotide sequence above comes from Candidatus Campbellbacteria bacterium. Encoded proteins:
- a CDS encoding Mur ligase domain-containing protein; this translates as MNEVELKHKIHFIGIGGIGVSAIARMFLERGSVVSGSDLSKNRVTEELELLGAKIFYSQEKENVPKDADMVVYTIAVPDDNPELELARELRIKVFSYPEILGYLSRSHRTIAISGTHGKTTTTAMTAEAMIAGGLEPTVVVGSLLKSHKSNYVSGNSDLFLVEACEYRESFSHLQPYILAITNIEADHLDYYKDVNDVIRAFSELAKKVSKDGVIIVDSEDENAAKATEGVEARVVDYREVLNEINISLPGEHNRKNAAVALTIVRELGAERQESMQALRDFSGTWRRFEEKGKSDNGVLIYDDYAHHPTEIKATLSAAKEKFAGKNIIAVFQPHLFSRTKSFLKDFSLAFEDADQVLILPIYKAREKDDGSVSSKDLVKEIEKHHENVTYLDSFEEAKDHIIKDAKENDVVMTIGAGDVYKVAESLL
- a CDS encoding NUDIX domain-containing protein gives rise to the protein MEKFLKRVVPIGVLHRLLLIWLFFDRRERSAATGCIFYRDELLLIKQNYGNDVWTFPGGFVGKNEELEEGLRREVKEEVGLNLNTVSLFATSKDSRPHKNVTVHHFYAVSESKQCIIDPTEVREIKWVSIEELDKVKVDRNKMLEEIVEFHKKYERS
- the murD gene encoding UDP-N-acetylmuramoyl-L-alanine--D-glutamate ligase yields the protein MDKKDYFKDKKITVMGLGLLGRGVGDVEFLAQKGADLTVTDIKTEEELAPSLKRLQGFNNIKFVLSGHRFEDFQSKDLIIKGAGVPLDSPYIEEARKNDIPVEMSTALFADLSGAKVVGVTGTRGKTTVAQMIFRALESEKSAGHISKNIFLGGNLQGVSTLAYLNQAEEGDIAVLELDSWQLQGFRSRGISPHISVFTTFMPDHMDYYKNDMEAYFFDKSAIYANQKTDDILIIGSSAYEYMKKYNLPAPHKNVRVCSKDDLREVPELSIAGDHNRFNARLALEALYALGVDEKVAKGHIVEFVGVSGRLEKIRVKEEITFFNDTTATTPEAAIAALDSLKDEYEIILIAGGSDKGLDIKEFAESIKDNASEIVLLSGKGTERLQADLAASKFENVQPVSSMKEAVEAALSLADSGTAVVLSPGFASFGMFKNEFDRGEQFREIINKL